A window of the Desulfobulbaceae bacterium genome harbors these coding sequences:
- a CDS encoding NUDIX hydrolase gives MKCPQCGLVIKEFKNPVPTVDIIITIDGGIVLIERKNPPYGWALPGGFVDYGESLEEAAVREAEEETNLTVKLTGQFRTYSDPGRDARLHTISTVFMAEATGTPVGGDDAIQAKIFKQHSIPP, from the coding sequence ATGAAATGCCCTCAATGCGGTCTGGTCATAAAGGAGTTTAAAAACCCGGTTCCCACCGTTGATATTATCATTACTATTGACGGAGGGATTGTACTCATAGAAAGGAAAAATCCCCCATACGGCTGGGCACTTCCCGGTGGATTCGTTGACTACGGAGAAAGTCTTGAAGAAGCCGCTGTGCGAGAGGCAGAAGAAGAAACCAACTTAACCGTGAAACTGACCGGACAATTCAGAACCTATTCCGATCCAGGCCGCGATGCTCGCCTGCACACAATCTCCACCGTTTTTATGGCAGAAGCAACTGGAACACCTGTTGGTGGCGACGATGCCATACAAGCCAAGATCTTCAAACAACACTCCATCCCTCC